The following proteins are encoded in a genomic region of Hydrogenimonas thermophila:
- a CDS encoding phage virion morphogenesis protein has protein sequence MSFEIKVSLKDEAVKKKLQELLTKVSDTKPLLNQIGHTLIDQTEENFEDESFFGKPWTISKRAELEGGKTLQDTARLASSIDYEVSGSKLTVGTNVEYAAIHQFGGKAGRGKKTVIEAREFLPIDSDTKELPKESEDEILEVVMSFFT, from the coding sequence ATGAGCTTTGAGATAAAAGTAAGCCTAAAAGATGAGGCAGTTAAAAAGAAGCTGCAAGAGCTTTTAACCAAAGTCAGCGACACTAAACCACTGCTTAATCAAATAGGACATACTCTAATCGACCAGACAGAAGAGAACTTTGAAGATGAGAGCTTTTTTGGCAAGCCCTGGACGATCTCAAAAAGAGCAGAACTTGAGGGCGGAAAAACTCTTCAAGATACTGCACGCCTTGCAAGTAGCATAGATTACGAGGTAAGTGGATCTAAGCTAACAGTTGGAACAAATGTAGAGTATGCAGCCATTCATCAATTTGGAGGCAAAGCAGGACGCGGTAAAAAAACCGTCATAGAAGCAAGGGAATTTTTGCCAATTGATTCTGATACAAAAGAGTTACCAAAAGAGAGCGAAGATGAGATTTTAGAGGTTGTTATGAGTTTTTTTACATAA
- a CDS encoding phage portal protein family protein, producing the protein MKNFNLPKLEVNRELSYLTIDQVKKALSQNDFDALNQLYYLFINRDLKIAEGVEKRKDKLLSLEWELKNHHPLIEKININDLIKSLQDSIYYGFSVVDIGWETDSGLLIPTEFKKLHPLSLRKWDNTVDEYYYFHEKNSLNEIRLESVKEKILFHNHTKSEHIHTEALAYKIAFYAILKHTAIVYNMQYFDSLAIPPIIVKSSSVDDEKSLNDLIAQLQNLKSNSFGIFNENIEIQTLLKQGTQTDFLSLINYFDNLISLYITGLGIAAEGSKAGSFALSQTSQNRLDEKVKADATILADTITEFLNRYLSYNVSNFQRVEFSFVFESETKVSSPNSGAGTSVPQNQNSGVETSVPQKPTKEKNAKSSTLKPKPLSYQERHLDLNPLTDVKDELNEVYKILKECNSYEEALSKIEKFDNPKMEQTLEQLIFSNHLLGVLE; encoded by the coding sequence ATGAAAAATTTTAACTTACCAAAACTAGAAGTAAACCGAGAACTAAGTTACCTAACTATTGACCAGGTAAAAAAGGCTCTAAGTCAAAACGACTTTGATGCACTAAATCAGCTCTACTACCTCTTCATAAATAGAGACTTAAAAATAGCCGAAGGGGTAGAAAAGAGAAAAGATAAACTACTAAGTTTAGAGTGGGAACTAAAAAACCATCATCCGCTAATAGAAAAGATAAACATAAACGATCTTATCAAATCTTTGCAAGATAGCATCTACTACGGTTTTAGTGTCGTTGACATTGGCTGGGAGACTGACAGCGGTTTGCTCATCCCTACAGAGTTTAAAAAACTGCACCCCTTGAGTCTGAGAAAATGGGACAATACAGTAGATGAGTACTACTACTTCCACGAAAAAAACTCTCTAAATGAGATCAGACTAGAGAGCGTAAAAGAGAAGATCCTCTTTCACAACCACACAAAAAGCGAACACATACATACAGAAGCTTTGGCGTATAAGATAGCCTTTTATGCCATACTAAAACATACTGCAATTGTTTACAATATGCAATATTTCGACTCTTTAGCCATTCCGCCCATCATCGTAAAAAGTAGTAGCGTCGATGATGAAAAGAGCCTAAACGATCTCATAGCCCAACTTCAAAATCTAAAATCAAACTCATTTGGTATCTTCAATGAAAACATTGAGATTCAAACTTTGCTAAAACAAGGAACTCAAACAGACTTTTTAAGTCTAATCAACTACTTTGACAACCTCATTAGTCTCTACATCACAGGTCTAGGAATTGCAGCAGAGGGAAGCAAAGCAGGTAGTTTCGCACTTAGCCAAACAAGCCAAAACCGCCTAGATGAAAAGGTAAAAGCAGATGCTACCATTTTAGCAGACACCATAACAGAGTTTTTAAACCGCTACCTTAGCTACAATGTAAGCAACTTTCAAAGAGTAGAGTTTAGCTTTGTTTTTGAGAGTGAGACTAAAGTCTCATCCCCAAATTCAGGGGCTGGGACTTCAGTCCCACAAAACCAAAACTCAGGGGTTGAAACTTCAGTCCCACAAAAACCAACCAAAGAGAAAAACGCTAAATCCTCAACCCTAAAACCTAAACCCTTATCATACCAAGAACGCCACTTAGATCTAAACCCTTTAACAGATGTTAAAGATGAGTTAAATGAGGTTTATAAAATCTTAAAAGAGTGCAACTCTTACGAAGAGGCTCTTAGTAAAATAGAAAAGTTTGACAATCCAAAGATGGAGCAAACACTAGAGCAGCTTATCTTTTCAAACCACCTCTTAGGAGTGCTTGAGTGA
- a CDS encoding DUF2511 domain-containing protein, protein MKKIALLIVAFIAIGCSSGPQEKVVTKKEFGDKWPLKTDKAIIKCYVDDVGKAPVVIVNGKAYGLTGYADMHYGQNDLKALNEVWADNPKIKGLKMDLGYLTEKAKELCDK, encoded by the coding sequence ATGAAAAAAATTGCACTGTTGATTGTAGCTTTTATAGCTATTGGATGTTCAAGTGGACCACAAGAAAAAGTGGTAACAAAAAAAGAGTTTGGTGACAAATGGCCTCTTAAAACCGATAAGGCAATAATAAAATGTTACGTAGATGATGTTGGTAAAGCTCCTGTTGTTATAGTGAATGGCAAAGCTTATGGACTTACTGGTTATGCAGATATGCATTACGGTCAAAACGATTTAAAAGCACTTAATGAAGTATGGGCTGATAACCCTAAAATAAAAGGTTTAAAGATGGATCTTGGCTATCTTACTGAAAAAGCAAAAGAATTATGCGATAAATAG
- a CDS encoding PBECR2 nuclease fold domain-containing protein, with amino-acid sequence MSVAKDVEHIVSFKLPPKEAIKYIEKKGYKLTFNYDEMMHEAHHKAFTVAKITRLDLLSDIKEAIQEAQKKGLSYQSFKKSIKPTLLKKGWWGDVEVVSPKTGEVKNIFVGDRRLKNIFLTNMRVAYQVQKAKKYYEDENVKYLKYIAVLDKRTRDSHAKLNGTILPKDDEFWASHFPPNGWNCRCRVRAVPAHKKVTPTNKSNLPEGAVHPDWDYDVREGRFFDKFSGTDVETKATANYEDFNLPSASEIKSQNIPPAPPRYETIKDREESLKILKKEILGDKKELIVKTPITEVLIDEPLLRHSIEDNKDNREVYAKYLLPTLTKPDEIWAHRSKDKNDGYFKKRYRFIKLFKEKKDNLLAVSELKRDGSLFWTFFKISNLKQIDKRREGVLMFFNKKLFGE; translated from the coding sequence GTGAGTGTAGCAAAAGATGTAGAGCATATAGTAAGCTTTAAACTCCCTCCAAAAGAGGCGATAAAGTACATAGAGAAAAAAGGGTATAAGCTTACATTTAATTACGACGAGATGATGCACGAAGCTCATCACAAAGCTTTTACTGTAGCAAAAATTACAAGACTAGACCTTTTAAGTGACATAAAAGAAGCGATCCAAGAGGCGCAAAAAAAGGGACTTAGCTACCAATCTTTTAAAAAAAGCATTAAACCAACTCTACTTAAAAAAGGGTGGTGGGGAGATGTTGAAGTTGTTAGCCCTAAAACAGGTGAAGTTAAAAATATCTTTGTAGGAGATAGACGGCTAAAAAATATCTTTTTAACCAATATGCGAGTAGCCTACCAAGTGCAAAAAGCAAAAAAGTATTATGAAGATGAAAATGTAAAATATCTCAAATATATAGCAGTGCTAGATAAACGCACCAGAGACTCACACGCAAAACTAAACGGCACTATCTTACCAAAAGATGATGAGTTTTGGGCTAGCCACTTTCCACCAAATGGGTGGAACTGTAGATGCAGAGTTAGAGCCGTTCCTGCACACAAAAAAGTAACCCCTACCAATAAAAGCAATCTTCCTGAGGGTGCAGTCCATCCAGACTGGGACTATGATGTAAGAGAGGGTAGATTTTTTGACAAATTTAGCGGTACAGATGTAGAGACAAAAGCTACTGCAAACTATGAAGATTTTAACCTGCCAAGTGCAAGCGAAATTAAGAGTCAAAATATCCCACCAGCTCCGCCAAGATATGAGACCATAAAAGATAGAGAAGAAAGCTTAAAGATTTTAAAAAAAGAGATCTTAGGAGATAAAAAAGAGCTAATTGTTAAAACTCCAATAACTGAAGTTTTAATAGATGAGCCGTTGTTAAGGCATAGCATAGAAGACAACAAAGATAACAGAGAGGTTTATGCAAAATATCTGTTGCCAACTCTAACCAAGCCTGATGAAATATGGGCACATAGATCAAAAGATAAAAATGATGGCTACTTTAAAAAAAGGTATAGATTTATAAAACTCTTCAAAGAGAAAAAAGATAATCTTTTAGCAGTTAGTGAGCTTAAAAGAGACGGCAGTCTATTTTGGACATTTTTTAAGATAAGCAATCTAAAACAGATAGATAAAAGAAGAGAGGGAGTTTTAATGTTTTTTAATAAAAAGCTTTTTGGGGAATAG
- a CDS encoding phage protein GemA/Gp16 family protein codes for MTKRQRAYRQSLIRSIHTSPLWHEVYGNDRELYETMLFNTFRVKSSKELSIEELKSLDDFMHRRTDRVAPGGVYASKQQISFIQTLWFEKATFKLGFNLLKFASRVLKRDVRDLTKITKKEASRLIAGIKALKPLQAVNNV; via the coding sequence ATGACAAAGAGACAGAGAGCTTATAGGCAGTCTCTCATAAGATCTATTCATACATCGCCCCTTTGGCACGAAGTGTACGGAAATGATCGTGAGCTTTATGAGACTATGCTTTTTAACACATTCAGAGTCAAAAGTTCTAAAGAACTTAGCATAGAGGAGCTAAAGAGTTTGGATGATTTTATGCACAGGCGAACCGATAGGGTAGCACCTGGTGGAGTCTATGCAAGCAAACAGCAGATATCTTTTATACAGACTCTTTGGTTTGAAAAAGCCACGTTTAAGCTTGGGTTCAACCTGCTTAAATTTGCAAGCAGAGTCTTAAAAAGAGATGTAAGAGATTTAACAAAGATAACAAAAAAAGAGGCTAGTCGATTGATTGCTGGCATTAAAGCACTTAAGCCTTTACAGGCGGTAAACAATGTTTAG
- a CDS encoding glycoside hydrolase family 108 protein: protein MFEVALKRVLKYEGGYINDPDDTGGKTYKGISSKFHPDWQGWKIIDELSVVDGYEKTLDENEKLNELVEKFYYSSWKACGAENVDGIYPTIAVEYFDSVVNMGQKRAVKLLQKSVNKVLQREFIKEDGILGPVTLQALDIAVDMNIDINFTYKHLRAKKYVKIVQKNPKNLKFLGGWINRALDLA from the coding sequence ATGTTTGAAGTAGCGTTAAAGAGGGTTTTAAAGTATGAGGGTGGATACATAAACGATCCAGATGACACTGGAGGTAAAACGTACAAAGGTATAAGCAGTAAGTTTCATCCTGATTGGCAGGGGTGGAAGATCATAGATGAGTTAAGCGTTGTAGATGGTTACGAGAAAACGCTTGATGAAAATGAGAAGCTAAATGAGTTGGTAGAGAAGTTTTACTACTCTTCGTGGAAAGCTTGCGGTGCTGAAAATGTAGATGGAATATATCCGACTATTGCGGTTGAATACTTTGATAGCGTGGTAAATATGGGACAAAAAAGAGCGGTAAAACTGTTGCAAAAGAGTGTAAATAAGGTTTTGCAAAGAGAATTCATAAAAGAAGATGGCATCTTAGGACCAGTTACTTTGCAAGCACTTGATATAGCGGTGGACATGAACATAGATATAAACTTCACCTACAAACATTTACGAGCTAAAAAGTATGTAAAGATAGTGCAGAAAAATCCAAAAAATCTCAAGTTTTTGGGTGGCTGGATCAATCGTGCGCTAGATCTGGCATAG
- a CDS encoding AAA family ATPase: MNLRDEFKGFLEANGLKQAHVARSIGVSAGLISAWLKGAYKGDNESLEAKVNDFMRNYSIKSETKKEDEQIVMLSNMLKAHFVMDEAVVMNEMAVLYGKAGSGKSTAVKEWLKNHPEAVFVEVVPGMSVVRFLKLVAEKLGIEGSNKTDELVIECAKEFKRRDSVLVVDEAEHLTINALEAVRRIYDFSKVPVILVGTYGLIRNLKGNRGELLQLYSRISGKWEFRELGEEDFEKLFGEHSKRVKKYTTHLRRAVNLYRKAKRFAQIAKESLNAKHIDTASSMIFLD, translated from the coding sequence ATGAATCTAAGAGATGAGTTTAAAGGATTTTTGGAAGCGAACGGGCTAAAACAGGCTCATGTTGCCCGTTCGATTGGTGTTAGTGCTGGACTAATCAGCGCTTGGTTAAAAGGTGCTTACAAGGGAGACAATGAATCCCTTGAAGCTAAAGTCAATGACTTTATGCGTAATTATAGCATAAAGTCAGAGACAAAAAAAGAGGATGAGCAGATAGTAATGCTTAGCAATATGCTAAAGGCTCATTTTGTGATGGATGAAGCGGTGGTGATGAATGAGATGGCAGTACTTTACGGAAAAGCCGGTAGCGGTAAAAGTACTGCTGTAAAAGAGTGGCTAAAAAACCATCCAGAGGCGGTTTTTGTCGAGGTGGTTCCTGGTATGAGCGTGGTTAGGTTCTTAAAACTTGTAGCCGAAAAGCTTGGCATTGAAGGGTCAAACAAGACAGATGAGCTTGTCATAGAGTGTGCCAAAGAGTTTAAAAGAAGAGATAGCGTTTTGGTGGTTGATGAGGCTGAACATCTAACTATCAACGCGCTTGAAGCTGTGAGGCGTATATATGATTTTAGCAAAGTTCCGGTTATCTTGGTTGGAACATATGGACTCATTCGCAATCTAAAAGGCAATCGCGGGGAGCTTTTGCAGCTTTATAGTCGCATCAGTGGCAAGTGGGAGTTTAGAGAGCTGGGCGAGGAAGATTTTGAAAAGCTTTTTGGAGAGCATAGCAAGCGAGTAAAAAAATATACCACTCATTTAAGACGAGCGGTAAATCTGTACAGAAAGGCAAAAAGGTTTGCACAAATTGCAAAAGAGTCTTTGAACGCTAAGCATATAGACACTGCAAGTTCAATGATATTTCTTGATTAG
- a CDS encoding XRE family transcriptional regulator produces the protein MSGGERLKKVRKHLGLTQQQFADKLGIKWHKIKDIEIGKNKMSVEIADLIREKYSISFDWLLTGKGTMIPENKTNNTIEVNYYPDIYASAGGGAQNFNFLPQKIELSVFLLETLKIINPKKIELINILGDSMEPFFKNGDIAIIEKVDELSEIKNGDTVIINIQGDIYIKKIEKIPFKNTLILKSNNPIYEDIVLQDMEVEDIKIIAIVRGKLKSI, from the coding sequence GTGAGTGGTGGAGAAAGGCTAAAAAAAGTAAGAAAACACTTAGGGCTTACACAACAACAATTTGCAGATAAACTAGGGATAAAATGGCATAAAATCAAAGACATAGAAATAGGAAAAAATAAAATGAGCGTAGAAATAGCTGATCTTATTAGAGAAAAATACTCTATTTCTTTTGATTGGTTACTAACAGGAAAAGGAACAATGATTCCTGAAAACAAAACTAACAATACTATAGAAGTTAATTATTATCCAGATATATATGCAAGTGCTGGAGGGGGTGCACAGAATTTTAATTTTTTACCTCAAAAAATAGAACTATCTGTATTTTTATTAGAAACTTTAAAAATAATAAATCCAAAAAAAATAGAATTAATTAATATATTAGGTGACAGTATGGAGCCATTTTTTAAAAATGGTGATATTGCAATTATTGAAAAAGTTGATGAACTTAGTGAAATTAAAAATGGTGATACGGTCATAATTAATATACAAGGTGATATCTATATTAAAAAAATAGAAAAAATTCCATTTAAAAATACATTGATTTTAAAAAGTAATAATCCAATTTATGAAGATATTGTTCTACAAGATATGGAAGTAGAAGATATAAAAATTATTGCAATTGTTAGGGGAAAATTAAAATCAATCTAA
- a CDS encoding DDE-type integrase/transposase/recombinase, which translates to MRSKELALEFECTERYIRKLTKKALESGKNYITIKGEKVVFKEITGVNVGRGGKVYEYILPKSTQAKKRRVSVSKVVPAMLPKIDLENPSVEDKMEIVGVYNKTKSSIRALAEAYSIESNGRFSAVSLEKRFKRWIEKFKREGKEGLKDKRGSKKQSSIDWDLFLGSLVQKGNLKSYYARYCYAYCKQNDLPYDVFEPKSNVSYSNFVKFYNKHKDDFIVKAVLKGPDALDRLQPIFRNHFEYANQLWEIDATTLDLMVKVPVVDGKANFFEKRESESYILKRFALIGVVDRFSGARVYVLRRSDTSYSDVRLIEKAFGLLGVPEAIKGDNGKNYVSSHFQGVLDRLGVYYIASTPYSGWEKGGVERGFRSIQHFHVFENLPGFIGHNPAERIDIENQNTKKSQKSSNVQTNIKGKLMWWWEAEEVIDGIINRLFEEQMKFHSKIAQMMQIPNLHILLGKQEARKLQREGITYGGRLYVNPEIYNHFGAGEVVEVYEEIDDVSVVYAKVGENEFVRMVDETVANISVEEAKEAKKAYKKEHIEAVKKAIASGWRTFEEMKWVNVDGSKEFSKIASSKVVKKVVKPESKESSNVSDLDRLIEMAGGYG; encoded by the coding sequence GTGAGAAGTAAAGAGCTTGCTTTAGAGTTTGAATGTACTGAACGCTACATTAGAAAACTCACCAAAAAAGCCCTTGAGAGTGGGAAAAACTACATTACCATCAAGGGTGAGAAGGTGGTTTTTAAAGAGATTACAGGGGTCAACGTGGGACGCGGTGGCAAGGTGTATGAGTATATCTTGCCTAAGAGCACGCAAGCAAAAAAGAGACGAGTGAGTGTAAGCAAAGTGGTACCTGCAATGCTGCCAAAGATCGACCTGGAAAATCCAAGTGTAGAGGATAAGATGGAGATAGTTGGAGTTTACAACAAGACAAAGAGTAGCATAAGAGCACTTGCAGAGGCTTATAGCATTGAATCTAACGGTAGATTTAGTGCTGTGAGTCTTGAGAAGCGGTTTAAACGCTGGATCGAGAAGTTTAAGCGTGAAGGTAAAGAGGGATTGAAAGATAAAAGAGGTAGCAAAAAGCAAAGTAGCATTGATTGGGATCTCTTTTTGGGTAGTTTGGTGCAAAAGGGGAACTTAAAGAGTTACTACGCCAGGTACTGCTATGCGTACTGTAAGCAAAATGATCTACCTTATGATGTGTTTGAGCCAAAAAGCAATGTCAGCTACTCAAATTTTGTGAAGTTTTACAACAAGCATAAAGATGATTTCATAGTCAAAGCGGTTTTAAAAGGTCCTGATGCGCTCGATAGATTGCAACCAATCTTTAGAAACCACTTTGAGTATGCAAATCAACTCTGGGAGATAGACGCTACAACGCTTGATCTGATGGTGAAGGTGCCAGTAGTTGATGGAAAGGCTAACTTTTTTGAAAAAAGAGAGAGTGAAAGTTACATTCTTAAGAGATTTGCACTTATTGGGGTGGTGGATCGTTTTAGTGGTGCTAGGGTTTATGTTCTTAGGCGCAGTGACACAAGCTATAGCGATGTAAGGCTGATTGAAAAGGCTTTTGGTTTACTTGGAGTTCCAGAAGCAATTAAAGGCGATAACGGCAAAAACTATGTGAGTAGCCACTTTCAAGGGGTTTTAGATCGCCTTGGAGTTTACTACATAGCTAGCACTCCTTACAGCGGGTGGGAGAAAGGCGGTGTTGAGCGAGGTTTTAGAAGCATTCAACATTTCCACGTTTTTGAAAACTTGCCGGGGTTTATAGGACACAATCCCGCCGAGAGAATCGACATCGAAAACCAAAACACTAAAAAGAGCCAAAAATCAAGCAATGTTCAGACAAACATCAAAGGTAAGTTGATGTGGTGGTGGGAAGCTGAAGAGGTGATCGATGGGATCATAAATCGTCTCTTTGAAGAGCAGATGAAGTTTCATAGCAAGATAGCCCAGATGATGCAGATACCAAATCTTCATATTTTGCTTGGAAAACAAGAAGCTAGAAAACTTCAACGAGAGGGGATCACCTACGGCGGTCGGCTCTATGTTAATCCTGAGATTTACAACCATTTTGGAGCCGGTGAGGTGGTAGAGGTTTATGAAGAGATCGATGATGTGAGTGTAGTTTACGCAAAAGTGGGTGAAAATGAGTTTGTAAGAATGGTAGATGAAACAGTAGCAAATATCAGCGTCGAAGAGGCAAAAGAGGCTAAGAAAGCGTACAAAAAAGAGCATATAGAAGCGGTTAAAAAGGCTATTGCTAGTGGCTGGAGAACTTTTGAAGAGATGAAGTGGGTAAATGTTGATGGAAGTAAAGAGTTTAGCAAGATAGCAAGTAGCAAGGTGGTCAAAAAGGTAGTCAAGCCTGAAAGCAAAGAGAGTTCAAATGTGAGTGATTTGGATAGGCTCATAGAGATGGCTGGCGGGTATGGGTGA
- a CDS encoding host-nuclease inhibitor Gam family protein: MQEIKNWDDVDAALKQLASLEVKRNEVEGELNEKLNALKEEAKKQVAPILEQIKHLTKLVELFAASKKDEFAKKRTKELTFGKVGFRLVTSVSVPRDKAKVEALLKSLKAYGLSDCITFVEKPDKEKLKELDDTTLVKLGLEKKVKDSFRVEPYLEKVKE, from the coding sequence ATGCAAGAGATAAAAAACTGGGACGATGTAGATGCGGCTTTAAAACAGCTAGCAAGCTTGGAGGTAAAGAGAAATGAGGTTGAAGGTGAGTTAAACGAGAAATTAAATGCACTAAAAGAGGAGGCAAAAAAGCAAGTTGCACCTATTTTGGAGCAGATAAAACATCTTACTAAGCTAGTAGAACTCTTTGCGGCTAGTAAAAAAGATGAGTTTGCAAAGAAAAGAACCAAAGAGCTTACATTTGGCAAGGTAGGTTTTAGACTGGTTACAAGCGTAAGCGTGCCAAGAGATAAGGCTAAAGTTGAAGCACTTTTAAAAAGCCTTAAAGCTTATGGTCTTAGTGATTGCATAACTTTTGTTGAAAAACCTGACAAAGAGAAACTAAAAGAGCTTGACGATACCACTTTGGTAAAACTTGGGCTTGAAAAAAAGGTAAAAGATAGCTTTAGAGTTGAGCCATACTTAGAGAAGGTAAAGGAGTAG
- a CDS encoding helix-turn-helix domain-containing protein — MESNLIKRVCKELGLTQKELAERLGVKPSAVSNWSNGDIPNLAKIVLEQMIEINKLQTKLQTIKEFKKLLNDL; from the coding sequence ATGGAAAGCAATCTCATAAAGAGGGTTTGTAAGGAGTTGGGGCTGACGCAGAAGGAGTTGGCGGAGAGGTTGGGAGTAAAACCATCTGCAGTTTCAAATTGGTCAAATGGTGATATTCCTAATTTGGCAAAAATTGTTTTAGAACAAATGATTGAAATAAATAAGCTTCAAACAAAACTACAGACAATCAAAGAATTTAAAAAACTTCTAAACGATCTATAG